The region GGACACCGGCCCGGGCATCCCCGAGGAGCAGCTGGGCATGATCTTCGAGCGCTTCTACCGGGTGGATGGGACCCGCTCCCGGAGGCTCGGCGGCGCAGGGCTGGGGCTCTCCATCGCCCGCCAGATCGCCGAGGCCCACGGCGGCGCCATAGAGGTCAGGAGCGTGCCGGGGGAGGGCTCGTCCTTCACCCTCCTGCTCCCGCAGGAGGGTCCCCGCAAACTCTAATCTCCCTCTAATCCTCCTCTCAGCCTCCTCTCAGAGAGAGGCGGGATACTCCGCAGCAGAGAGAGCGGGCGAAGAGAAGGAGGAAGCCGTGGAAACGAGAAAGGCGGTCGCGCTCGGAGTCGGGGCGGTGCTCCTCTTCTACGCCGGGGCCGCATCCGTCGTGTATCTGGCCACGAGGGACGCCGGGGAGGCGCGCGTCGAGCCCGCCCCCCGGGTCTCCGCCGGGCCCGAGCGCTCCGCGGACCGGGAGCCCCCGGCGGCCCCGGACGGCATCCCCGCGGAGGGTGCGATCTCGCGCGAAGAGGCCGAGCGGGCGGCCCTCGAGAACGTCTCCGGGACGGTCGTCGAGAGCGGCCTCGACGAGGAGGACGGGCTGCTGGCCTACAAGGTCCAGATCCTGGACCGGGAGGGGACCCTGCACGACCTCCAGCTCGACGCCAGGAGCGGCCGGGTGCTCCGCCACGAGATCGAGGACACCGAGGACGCCGTCGAGATGCGCTCCCTGCTGCAGCGGGCGCGCATCGACCGGGAGCGGGCCGCCGAGATAGCCCGCCCGGCGGGCTCCGGCCGGGTGGTGGGCGTGAGCCTCACCGACGCGGGCCCCTACGCCGCCTACGAGGTCGAGCTGCTGGACGGCGGCGTCCCCGGCGAGGTGCTGGTGAACGCCGAGAACGGCGAGGTGCTCGCCCGGGGGACCGGCGAGGACTGAGGCCCCGGCTCTCCACCGAGAGATGCGGTAAAACTTCGGCATGGACATCTTCGAGAACCTCTCTGCGAGCTCGCGGGTAGAGCCCGGCGAGCTCGACCCCTACTCCCGCACCGTCCAGGAGGTGGCCAGAAAGCTCGAGCCCGCCGTCATAGCGCTCGGGGTCCCGGGCGGCCGGGGCGGGGGGAGCGGCGTGATCCTGGGCCTGGACGAGGGGGCGGCCACCGCCGTGACCAACAGCCACGTCGTGCAGGGCCTCTGGCAGCGGGGCGGGACGGGCACGATCGCGGTCATCCAGTCCGGCGGCGGGACGGCGCGCGCCGAGGTGCTGGGCTTCGACCAGCTGAGCGACCTGGCCGTGATCCGCTTCTCCCCCGAGGAGGAGCCCGCGGTTGCCGAGCTGGGCGAGGCGGGCAACCTGGTGGTGGGCCAGCTCGTGGTGGCCATCGGGAGCCCCTTCGGTTTCCAGAGCACCGTAACCGCCGGGGTGGTGAGCGCGCTCGGACGCACCCTCATGGGCCAGGACAGGCGCCTCGTCGAGAACGTCATCCAGACCGACGCCGCGGTGAACCCGGGCAACTCCGGCGGCCCGCTGGCCGACGCGGACGGGCGGGTGGTGGGGATCAACACGGCGGTCTTCGGGGGCGCGCAGGGGCTGGGCTTCGCCATCCCCGTCTCGTCCTCCTTCCGGCGGGTGGTCTTCTCGCTGGTCACCGAGGGCCGGGTGCGCCGGGCCTACCTGGGGGTGATGGTCCAGAGCCAGCCCGGCAGGGAGCCCTCGGGCCCGGGAGGCGGCGCCCGGGTGGAGAGCGTCGCCCCCAACAGCCCCGCCGAGCGGGCCGGCCTGAGGCCCGGGGACGTGATCGTGGGCTTCAAGCAACAGCCCGTGCGCAGCACGGACGATCTGCTCAGCCTGCTGGACGGCTCGGTGATCGGACGCGACGTCCAGATCCGGGTGCTGCGCCGCGGGAAGGAGACCCCGCTGAGCATCCGGCCCCAGGAGTACCCGGAGGAGTAGGGTCTGTGCCGGACATAACCCTGGTGATGGAGGAGCCTGGCCGGGAGGGAGGCGAGGAGCGGCTGGAGCGCGCCCTGCGGCGGCTGGAGCAGGTGAGGCGGGTCAACGTGGACCGGGAGCGCGGCCTCGTCGCCGTCTCCTACGAGGGCGGCGGAGAGGAGCTGGCGAGGATAGAGGAGGCCGCCCGGAGGGCGGGCTACAGGGTGGCTCCCTCCCCCGGAGCCCGGGAGGTCGGGGGCGAGGCTACCTGACCCGCGGGGCCGCCTCCCGCCGCCGGACCCGGCGCGCGTACCACCAGCCGAAGAGCATAAAGGCCACCGCCGCCCCCACCCCGATCATCCACTCTATCCCCTCCAGCGAGCCCCCGAGCCAGTCGTGGATCACGCGGTCCTTGAAGAACATCTCGACGGCGACGTAGATCAGGACGCCCGACCCCACGTAGACCAGCCACGGCAGGCGGTCCATCAGGGCCGAGAGTATGGTGCTGCCCCACACGATGAGCGGGATGGTCAGCGCGAGCCCGAAGACCAAGAGCCACAGGTTGCCCCCGGAAACCCCGACCAGCGCCACCACGTTGTCCAGCGACATGATCGCGTCGGCGGCGATGATGATCCTTATGGCCTCCCAGATGTTGCCCGCGGCCTCGACGTCCTCCTCCGGCTCCTCGTGGTCCTGGAAGAGGAGCTTCCAGGCGATCCACACCAACAGCACCGCCCCGATGGCCTGCAGCAGCGGTATCCTGAGCAGGTAGGTTATGACGGCGGCGAAGATGAGCCGGAGCGCGACCGCGCCGAAGGCCCCCCAGAAGATCGCCCGCTTGCGGGTCTTGCCGTGCAGCTGGCGCACGGCCAGCGCGATCACCACGGCGTTGTCGCCGGAGAGGATCAGGTCGATCATGAGCACGCCGAGAAAACGGGCCGCAAGCTCTCCGCTCAGAAAATCCATCCACACCGCCTTCTGGAGCCTACCCGACCAGCAAGAACCTCCGGACGACGGCGCTTATCTTACCAGCTAATTAAACGAACAGAACCTCCCGGAATATATTGTTTTTGTTTACTTACGCGTGTGAGCGACTCACCGAAATGCCAGAGGAACAGAAGAGCGCTCCTGCTCAACACGGACGCCACTGCCTCCGCAGAAAAGCCTGATCAAGGATTTTCGGACACAGCTTTGTTTGCTCCGTAGACCACGCGTGCGTAAGACTCCGGGTCCGTTGCTCCCTCGCAGTTGAATATCAGAACACTGGCCTCCTCGTTAAGCCCGATTAATTTCCGAGCCTCCGCGCCGGTCTTGCTTTTCAGCAACGCCAGAAGTCCCGCAAGCCCGGCCGCACCCGTCTCGCCAGAAACTATGTTTGAGCGGGCCAACTCCCTCATCGCCTCTTTTGCCCACTCATCTTCTATGGCAATAAAAACGTCCACTCCTCTGGAGACCAGAGGCCAAGCGATAAGAGACGGCGTGCCGCAACTCAGACCCGCCATAACAGAGGTGTGCGGTCCGGGAAGTTGAACCGGGTGTCCGGCCTCAACCGAGGAGAGCATGCAAGCAGCTCTCTCCGGCTCAACACCGAGCAGCTTGGGTCTACTCGGGGCTCCGGGAGCGCGATAGTGGCGAGTCACCGCCGCGGCAAAGGCACCCACCCCAATCTGGACTACCACAAGGTCGGGGCCCTTCTCTTCGCGGCGCTCAAGCTCCCGGTCTATCTCCCACAGAATGGTCGAGTAGCCTTCTATCACCCAGCGCGGTACACTGGTGTACCCGGGCCAAGAGGTGTCGGAGATCACCAGACACCGCTCGGCCGCTTCCTCGGCCGAGCGCGCTACGGCGTCGTCGTAGGTCCCGTCGACCACAACAACTTCTGCTCCCTCGGACTCAATGGCCTCGATGCGCGCCCGAACCATCTCTGAAGGCACAAAGATACGCGAGCGTAGCCCAAGCAACCTCGCCATGCGGGCAACCGCCCGCCCGTGGTTGCCGTCGGTGGCCGCCGCTAGGGTGAGGGGCTTGAGATGCTCAACCTTCTCCTTGAGCTCTTCAATGCTCTGCCATGGCTCAAATCCGCTGCCAAGACGCTCTCTTGCATGCTCTTCAAGGGCACGGTAGGTGGCCCAGGAGGCA is a window of Rubrobacter xylanophilus DSM 9941 DNA encoding:
- a CDS encoding S1C family serine protease translates to MDIFENLSASSRVEPGELDPYSRTVQEVARKLEPAVIALGVPGGRGGGSGVILGLDEGAATAVTNSHVVQGLWQRGGTGTIAVIQSGGGTARAEVLGFDQLSDLAVIRFSPEEEPAVAELGEAGNLVVGQLVVAIGSPFGFQSTVTAGVVSALGRTLMGQDRRLVENVIQTDAAVNPGNSGGPLADADGRVVGINTAVFGGAQGLGFAIPVSSSFRRVVFSLVTEGRVRRAYLGVMVQSQPGREPSGPGGGARVESVAPNSPAERAGLRPGDVIVGFKQQPVRSTDDLLSLLDGSVIGRDVQIRVLRRGKETPLSIRPQEYPEE
- a CDS encoding PepSY domain-containing protein; amino-acid sequence: METRKAVALGVGAVLLFYAGAASVVYLATRDAGEARVEPAPRVSAGPERSADREPPAAPDGIPAEGAISREEAERAALENVSGTVVESGLDEEDGLLAYKVQILDREGTLHDLQLDARSGRVLRHEIEDTEDAVEMRSLLQRARIDRERAAEIARPAGSGRVVGVSLTDAGPYAAYEVELLDGGVPGEVLVNAENGEVLARGTGED
- a CDS encoding diaminopropionate ammonia-lyase, with amino-acid sequence MSRIRVLLNPLASASPVDAGPPGREPLEFHRRLPGYAPTPLMDTPRLADSLGVRRVWVKDESHRLGLPAFKILGASWATYRALEEHARERLGSGFEPWQSIEELKEKVEHLKPLTLAAATDGNHGRAVARMARLLGLRSRIFVPSEMVRARIEAIESEGAEVVVVDGTYDDAVARSAEEAAERCLVISDTSWPGYTSVPRWVIEGYSTILWEIDRELERREEKGPDLVVVQIGVGAFAAAVTRHYRAPGAPSRPKLLGVEPERAACMLSSVEAGHPVQLPGPHTSVMAGLSCGTPSLIAWPLVSRGVDVFIAIEDEWAKEAMRELARSNIVSGETGAAGLAGLLALLKSKTGAEARKLIGLNEEASVLIFNCEGATDPESYARVVYGANKAVSENP
- a CDS encoding TerC family protein, coding for MDFLSGELAARFLGVLMIDLILSGDNAVVIALAVRQLHGKTRKRAIFWGAFGAVALRLIFAAVITYLLRIPLLQAIGAVLLVWIAWKLLFQDHEEPEEDVEAAGNIWEAIRIIIAADAIMSLDNVVALVGVSGGNLWLLVFGLALTIPLIVWGSTILSALMDRLPWLVYVGSGVLIYVAVEMFFKDRVIHDWLGGSLEGIEWMIGVGAAVAFMLFGWWYARRVRRREAAPRVR
- a CDS encoding heavy-metal-associated domain-containing protein; the protein is MPDITLVMEEPGREGGEERLERALRRLEQVRRVNVDRERGLVAVSYEGGGEELARIEEAARRAGYRVAPSPGAREVGGEAT